CTTTTCAATCGCCTTGTCTGTTAAAGTAATTCCTTTTGATCTTCCTATCATCTTTGCTATCTCGCACAGTTCTTCTGTAGTGTAATCCGCGAAGGGCACATGGAAGGCAATGCGTGAACGCAAACCGGGATTCTTATTCAGAAACGACTCCATTTCATCGGGATAACCTGCAAAGATCACAACAAGATCCTCCCTGCGGTTTTCCATTTCCTGAACGATGGTATTGATCGCTTCATCACCGAACAATCCGGCGCGGCCATCCACAAGCGAATACGCCTCGTCAATAAACAGTACGCCGCCCATCGCCGCTTTGAATTTGTCTTTTACGATCTGTGCCGTCCAGCCGACGTATTTTCCGACGAGATCGCTTCTGCCCACCTCAACGAGCTGACCTTTGGAAAGCAATCCGTTTTCCTTCATGATACGGGCAAAAAGCCGCGCGACAGTCGTTTTGGCAGTCCCGGGATTCCCGGTGAACACCATATGCATTGACGGACGATCCTGCTTGACGCCTTTATCCTTATATATCCGTTGAAGCTTGTAATAATTCAACGCTTTGCCTATGACGGCTTTTGCGTCTGCAAGGCCGATCATCTCGTTAAGGTCGTCATACGCTGTACCGCGAGCGACTTCCTTTATCGTTTCTTTACGGCAAACCTGAATATCTTTATACTGCGGGAAAACGGACGTCTTCATTTTATCGTTGTACCATTCGTTGAACATGGCGCGAAGTTCATCAGGCAAATACTGTTTTTCGGGTTCCAAATCTTTATACAGCTTCTTGTCAGGTCTTATGTGGTTATCCCCGCAAAGCATTTTCAAATATTCTGTTGATTTTTCAATGTCGGCAAGATCCTCTTTGATCTCCACGATTCCAATGGAACCGAGGTTTTCACAGAATAGTTTTTTTACCTTTTCGCAGGTGCGCGGCAAGCAGAATATTGTCAACACCTGATTGCGGTATTTCATCATTGTTTCGCAAAGAGCCAAGATTGTTTCCATCTCGCTGTTTGCGTAATCGTCGTCATCGGAATCATCTTTTGCCATATAACGAACCAGGATCGCACCTCCAATACAGCTCTTATACAGAGCATCATATACGATGTGCGAAAAATTCCGCCCCGGAAAAAAATCAATGAAGCAATAACGGCGACTCTTGATACGATCATTGTCATACAGTGCCTGAAGAAGTGTGTGCGATAACTCTTTGCGAGTATCCCGGTCGTCGGTTTCAATCATATAATGCACAGGATGACCAAAAGCTTTAGTATTTGTCTTTTTGGAGTAGATCCTGTCAAGCTCCGGGCGCAATGTTTCTTCCGCAAGGAGCTTTCTTGAAGATTCATACAACGAGGATCTATCCGTTACCTCGCCGAGCAGGTTTTCACCATATTCGATTCCATAATTATATCCGCTGATCTTATCAAGATCAAAACGCTCAAGAACATCATCATCGTCCTCGATATAATTGCAGCGGTCTGCGCTACTGAGAAGATTCTTCATGGAAGAAAAGGTGATCTCATATACATCCAGGTCCTTGGCGATAATACCGAGATATTTGAAATAAGAACGCGCCAACTTTTTGGCATCGATCGACGAAGGGGAAATGATCCCACATGTGATCTCATTGAGACCGAGATTGGAAATAAAGCAGTATGTCCCTTTTTTGTATCGCTCATTGTAATCTTCGCTTTTTCCCGCAATTTGTCTTGTTCGTTCTTCTTTTACTCTTCGATCATTGTTTCCTTCCACCCATTTTTCATCGCCAAGCATTGCGGTGGCTTTATAAAACAACATATTATTACCTCCCTGTCTCATCGTGTATTTCATCTTACGGTATAATGATACCGTAAGTAATGCACCAAAATCGGGAGGTAATGATTTTAAGAAAAAGCAATTTGTCAGACGGTGATTCTTGCTATTTTTCCCCAAGGCGGATTGACTTCTTCATTGTTTAACAGCCACAACACTGGGATCCCCATAGACAGTTTTTCCTTCGGAAACGGCGCAAAACCGTCTGTCAGAATTATGATACTTGCCGGGAGCTTATCCTGCATATGTTTGTGGACGTACTCAAAAATTATTTGAAAGTCCGTTCCTCCGCCGCCTGCAGGCTTTATGATTTTAAACTCTTCAAGTGATGTAAAAGGTTTTGGTTCAATAATTGCCGCATCAAAGAACCCAAGCCACCCTTTCAGTTTACCGTCAAACTGATCGATAGCTCCTTTAACTTCTGAATACGCAGCAGTAATCATATCGTCAGACATACTTCCGGATGTATCAATCATAAACAGAATATCTTCAACCAGATCGTCTTTGTCATTAAAGTCGGGCAAGAAAAATGGGCTCTCGTCGAAACGTCTGTCGGGCGGAGTAAAAGAGTAGTCCACAATTTCTTCCTGAACAAAATCGTTCAATATCATACGCCAATCTGTTTGAGGTTTGCGTAATTCTTTGAATAATCGTTCCGCGAACAACGGGAGAAGGCCTCTTTGATTAGACGGATCGCGAATAGATATCGCTTCACAAGCATCTTCAAAACGTTTGACCCAAACGTCTCTGAGGGTATCGTCTTCTTTCTCCATTCCCCAACGAGTGTGATCATCCCAAACTGCCGGAGCATCTGTTTTCTTGTCTTGTTTTTGTTTTGCTCGCCCCAAAGCACTGGGGGGTGCGTCTCCTTCTTCGGCTCCTTTTGCGTCTCCTTCTTCATCTCCTTCTTCGGCATAGCCTCCCGACTCGCCCAAGGTTCCAATCAAAGCAGGTTTTGGTTTCCTGTTTTTGGGAGGCGGCGGAAGCATTCCGTAGATCTGTTCTGCAGTGTACTCATATCCTTCTTTCCCATCTGGAGCTACGTGCATGGATTCCCCATATTTTTTCAGAGTGATCGCCTTTCGATTCATATTATTTGACAACAGAATATTTGAGTTGACAACGATATCACAGGCAATGTTAAATTGTTCGTTATCACGATTTCCTTGACGCATACAGTGTTGCAAAACGACGTGAAGTATCTCATGCATCATAATGAAATCAAGTTCCGAATCACTGAGTTCGTCCAGAAACTTCGGTCCGAAGAATATCCGGCGTCCGTCTGTGGCGGCTGTTTCACAGTTTTCATCAATCGAATAAATCATGTGCATTAACAGCAAGCCGTAGAAGCCATTGTTTATGAGCAGGCGCATGCGCGACATCAGGAGTCGCTTCATATATTCTTTTTTCTTTTCATCTGACAGAACCATTCATCAAACTCCCTTTTGTCTGCAGCCATTTACTGAACTCCGGAATAGTCATCAATGTCTGCTTGAAGTCTTTTTCGATGTACATATAGTCTTTAAGCAGAACCGCGCTGAAATCCGGGGGCATTTTGTCTGCGTAACGAATTGAATTGGCGATCCGCCCAATATTATCTTTATGAGCACGCGCATAACAAGTCATTGAAGCGGTCAGGGCGTACATAGCGTCTGTATTTTGAGGCATCTTTGGCATTTTCCCGTCGAATATATCTTCAATTGACGGCAAATCATCACTGCCTGGATCAAATCCCATAAGATAATTCTGCCTGAATGATAGAAATCCGATCACTTTATCATTGATACTGGAAGTAATTGCCCACTCTTTCCACGATTTGAAGCTTCCTTCAACTTCAATATGCATAAGACGGTTTGCCAGAGCTTTCGGCATTTTGAATGCAACCGATTTGTCTGTTGTACGGTTACCGGCTGCGATAACGATGCAATTGTCCGGGAGCTTATGTTCTCCGACAATTCGATCCAGCGTTATCTGATATGCGGCGGCTTGAACAGACTGAGGCGCAGCAGAGATTTCATCAAGGAACAAGATATTTACCAAATTGTCCGATGGATCCATCTGAAAGATCTGCGGTTTCAGCCAAACTGCAAGTGTTTTATCCGCATTTGAAGTGGGGATACCTCTAAGATCTATCGGGTTAAACAGAAGAAGTCTTACGTCGGTTACGTGAACGTCTTTCTTTGTGGCGTTTTTAATCTCTTTGGCTATCTGTCTGACAGCCTGAGATTTACCTACGCCCGGAGGGCCCCAAAGCATAACGGAGGGCATGGTTTTGATGGGTAATCCGTTGTTGATGACGGTGCTGTAGGCGTGACTTAGTTTATTGACCATTTTTCCAACTGTCATTGAGGGTATATTCGTTAGTTTAACGTCGCTCATTTTTTGTTCACTCCCAACTTCTTATCAAGTTCTTCAACTTTTTTCTTATAGGTTTCAATCTTGTCTGCGTAGCTCTCGTCTTTAGCCAACTCAAACCGTATATCGCGTTCTTTTTCTTTCAACTTTTCAAGATTCATCTTCAGTTTGATCAGGTGCTCTTCGAGAGAATCCAGATAATTGTCAATACGTATCAGATTACCTATATCCGTATCTCCGAGTTCAACGTAGTATTTTCCGCTCCTTTTAAGCCAAACATATGGCTTTTCACTTGTCATGTTTGCGGGAAGGACAATATCAAATCCCCAATATGACATAAGTGTTTTTTCTTTTGTCTCCAGCATGTTATCCTTAATCGCAGTACCGATAAACTCACGAAGAAGCTTTCGTTTTTCCGCCTCCTCTTTTTTCAACTTGTTGTCTTCAACAGGAGGATTGAACTTCTTCCATTCCGCGTAATATGCAATATCCAAACCGCAGTTTTCTATAAGCTTGATTTGGTTTTCTATTTGACCGGGGATCCCAAGCAACTCTTTTTCAAGCCGGATCCTCGACTCGACAAGTTTGCGTTGAAGAGTCAAGTATCGGGTCAATTCGTTAGCGGCTTCAACACGTTGTTTTACAAGCGGATCACCTACGGCAAGCGCCTTTACTTCTGCATAATCAAGGACTGTATCTTCAATTTCAGCACCGCTTCGCTCGGTAAGCGATCCGGAAAGCAATCCGGAAATAAAGCGCTGCTTCGTTTCAAGAAGCTGCCATGAATATGCGTCAAAGCTTCCTACCGTGATATAACGGTAGATATAAACCTTTCCGCATGTATTTCCCTGACGAAGGATCCTTCCTTCACGCTGCGTCATATCTGCCGGTCTCCACGGAACATCAATGTGATGCAGCGCAATAAGGCGCTCCTGAATGTTGACGCCGAGCCCCAGTTTGAACGTTGAACCGATCAAGACTCTGATATCGCCGCTTCTGACCTTTGCAAAAAGCAGAGATCTTTTTACTTCGGTTTCTGCATCGTGGACAAAGGCAATCTTGTCAGCCGGTACGCCAAGCAGAACAAGCCTGTCTCTCAACTCAGAATAGATATTAAATCCGGTCTTTGGTGTTGAAGTATCGCAGAAAATGATTTGAGCGCTCTTATTTGCATAGGTCTTGAAATATATGTCCGCTACGTTTTCGGAGCAACGAGCGACCTTTGACAGATAGGTAAACGTCGCCGAAGAATCGACAAGTCTTAAGTCCAATGCCGCCTTTCTGCCGTCGGTAGTGATCTTCAGCATATTGTCTTCTTTCCTGCTCACTCGCCCTCGCCTTACGTCATCCGCCCTTGTAGATATATCTGCCAGATAAGCAGCAAATGCCGGAGTCTTCGAGACAAGTGCATCGTTGTATCCGTCAAATGCAGGAATACCTGCTGATTCATCAACCTGATGAAAATCGGCAATTGATGAAAGCAGAGATGCAAGTTCGGGAAGGTTATGAAACTTTACAAATCGTGTTGCAAGACGATAAGTACTTGTGTCCACGTCAATTTCAAATTCTGTAACTCTCTCAGCGAACATTCCGATCCAGCTGTCAAAGCTTTGCAAATCAAGCATTCCAAGCTCACCGCTCTGAAGATACTGCTGCATGATATATGCGTCGGTGATGGAGTTGCTAATAGGTGTTCCGGTGGCAAGCACAACGCCCTTGCCATCATTCTTTTTCTGCACCATATGAACTTTGTCCATCATATCCCGGCATCGTTTAGAACCGGTGCTGTTTATGCCGAGAACATTATTCGCTTTCGTTTCAAGCGGAACATTTTTGAAATTGTGCGCTTCGTCAATGAACAGTCGTGTAATTCCAAGTTCGTCAAAATAGACGGCGTCGTACATATCATCAATGGCAATAGCAATTTCCGAAAGCGCTTTATTGATAGCTTCTTGCTTTTTCTTCAGCTTTGACGTAGCTTTGCCTTTTTGGTTTAACACATTTGCCACGTTCTCTTTTTTTGCTTCTAACTCTTCATGATAATAGTCCTTTGAGAGAGGTATCTTTTCAAAGCAACTGTAAGCCATGATTATACCGTCATAATCAAGATCTCTTATTTGTTTAAGTACGTTTTCACGCTTTTGCGGTGTAAAAGTTTTAGGATCAACACAGAGCAGTTTTGCATTCGGGTACATCAGCGTAAAAGTATTCCGCCACTGACCGACGATATTGTTGGGTACTACATACAGGTTTTTCTTTGATAGCCCCATTCTGCGCATTTCCTGTCCTGCCGCTATCATGACATAAGTCTTTCCGGCGCCCACATCGTGAGCCAGAAGGGTGTTAGGTGTAATATGATGCGTGCGACCGCGTCTTTCTGATAAGGATACAACTGCACAGCAGGCGACATGCCCGGAAACTCAAGGAATGAACCATCAAATAGTCTTCTTCGGACACAACTGAAATTGTTTTCAAAAATGATTTCAAGTCTTTCTTTTCTTGCGTCGTCTTCCCAAACCCATTTTTGAAACTCTTTTATGAGTTTCTGTTGCTTTTCAATTGCCGCCACCGTCTCTGCTTTGTTGATAACTCGCTTTTTACCGGAGTTGTTGGTAGGGCAACTTATTTCGTCGGTAACAGCGACGCTTTTCATGTTAAGAGTTTTTTCGAGGATATGAAGAGCTTCCATTTTGTCGGTTCCATATGTTTTTCTGACGCCGACACTGTGATTGTATCTTGATTTGCACGGTATTTCCCAAGTTCCGGTGATCTCATCATGTATTGTTTTCCACGATCCTGTTATTTCATCTTTATTGTAACAACTCCAACCGTGCTTGAATGGATCTCCGAACAAATGAAGTATAAAATCATCAATAATATCAGCCGGAACCCAAGGAGATCCGAGCGTGATATAAATATCCTTCGTTGCAACTGTAGGGGGAAGGAGCTTCTCAATTGCTTTTATATTGTCGGAAAAATATCCGTTATACTCTTTATTTGCCTCTTTTGCGGATTTCCACTTCCGCATAAGATTTCCGGACAGGTATTCTTCCGCAGTTTCCCATCCCTTATAGAAATACTCACCCCACGTATCCGGATTTTGATAGATTGCCCCTTTGAGAGTGCTGATAACAGTCTTATAGTCTGAACCTGTAATCGAAGAAATGTATTCAATATCTACTTTTCCGAGTGTGGTCAGACTGATTATCAAAGCATCAGGAATACTGTCCGTGTGTACGCCTTGCGCACGGACATCCGAATTAAACACGTTATTCCAGTCCAAAGGAAGGTCCATGCAGGTTACTTCCTGTATATGGGCTTCTTTGAGTTCTTTTTCTTCGCGTGCTTTACGTTCAGCTTCCTCGCGTTCACGCTTTTCTTTTTCCTTCTTCTCTCGACATTTGGCACGAGACTGCCATTCTTGAAGCTTTCCGATTGCGGCTTCGAGTTCATCACTCGAAAAATCAGCCCCAGCTGCACTAGACATTTTCAAAATATCAAATATACTGAGTTGTTCAAACTTGTTATCCGACTTATTGTCACTCATATATAGCCTCCCTGCCCGTACTGATAATAATTTAACTTATGGCATGTACCAAATATGGGAGGTTGCCTTTGAGCATTAAAAAAGGACCGTGAAATCACGATCCTTTTTTGGGTTGTCGGAGTTTTAGTATGAGACGGTTCTGATATTACGTCAGGTTTAAACAAAATAACAAATTGAAGTGAGTTCTTTTTCAACATCCGCATATGCTATTTTGTTCTTCTTGGTGCCATCCGAGAATACAAACCTAAAACAATTGTCATCTTCGCACATTACCTTAATGCGCTCTTTATCATCCTTTATTCTCTGTACACTCCTTGTTAGAGTTGTTATTTATCTGTTCTGCTTTTCCCCAATGTCGGTATCAGACCTCTTCTTATACTTCTCCGAACCGTTCTCCAAAGCCTCTCTCATTCGGTCGCGCAGAGATTCCGGCGAAACGATCTCAACATGATCGATATACTGCATAGCCCAGTGTTCCATTGCCATTGGGCTGACTTTTACCGAAACCTTAAGCTGCTTTTCTCCATGTTTACTAATACGGATATCCTTGCCAAACCAGTCGATGATCTGATCGATGATGTAGTCTTGTGCGATAAATTCGACCCGTTCCGGTTTGTCGGTGTACATATAAGGGAGTGCTGTTGCCAATTCTTTATAATTGATACCGTTTTCATGTCCTTCAACCGAAGTGATCGGAACGAGTTTATCCTCGGTTATGGTCATATTGGTGATCCGATCGAGGCGGTAATAGGCCATGTTTTTCCAATATTCATTGCGTGCCATAAGATAGTAGCGCTGATTATGCAAAATAAGCTGATAGGGGCTTGCGTGGTGCGTCCTAGTCTTATGCAGTTTTTTATCTGTGCCGTATTTGTTGTAGTCAAAGCGTATTTGCCGTTTTTGTTCTATGGCTTCATCGATGATCTCAATATTATAGAAAAGCGCCTGATTCTCGGTTTTATCCCAATCGTTTACCTTATGAATGTGCTTTACATGCGATCTGAAATACATGCTTGAAAGAGAACAAAGCTTATCGATAAGATCTTTGGAATACTTCGGTGCAATATGTTTGCTTGAAAGCACACCGTCAATAAGGATGCGAAGCTCGGCGTCGGTAAAATCTCGTTCATCAAGATAACTGCCGGCGCGTCTTGACTCAATTTCAAACCCGGCTTCCCTAAGCAATGAGATATTCCTGCTTATTGCTTTCCTTTCGATAACAATGCCGTAGTCGCTGTTAAGATAATGTGCAATATCCGCTTGCTTCAGCGGATGATCGTAATCGCTGTATGTCTTAAATATCTGCAGCATGCGTATCAACGCAAGTTTTTTCGGCTCTAAACTCTCCATGTTGAACCTCCAAATTTATTTTATGCTTGTTATTGTACTATATTTGGTGCATAAAATCAAGATATGGTTATTAAATTATGTTCCGTTTTTGTCGCAAAAGCTAAGATGAATAATATTTATTCCATCAAAATGACAGTATAAACTGTCACTATAGGCTGCAGCGAAACAGTCCCTAAAAAGCAAGAGACCGAGGCGGCTGAAGACAGTCGCCTCGGTTTCTCGTTTGTGGTAAAATATTAGTGTGAAACAAAAATCACCGCAAAAAGAAAACAAAAAAGCCGCAGCGATTTTCATTTCGCTGCAGCTTTGTTGATATTTTCATAAGTCCATTTTCACGATCTTCATGAACAGCTCGCGTATGCGTTCGTGCTTGCCCGTGATATAGAGATACCCGAACACCGCCTCGAAGCCCGTCGCCTTCTTATATACTATAACTTCAGTATTCTTCGGCACGGTCGCAGGCTTTGCGTTTCGTCCCCTGCGGAATACGTCGGCCTCGTCCTCGGTAAGCTCGTCCGCCATCGCGTCGTATATGGCGCTCTGCGCCGCCGCCGAAACGAATCTTTTCGCGCGGCGGCTCAATATATGCGAAGGCAGGCTTTTTTCGTGTATGAGGTGCTCGCGCACCATCGTTTCATACACGGCGTCGCCTATATACGCAAGCGTCACCGGTGCGTAATTGCGCGCCTCGGCGTCCGTTTTCGGCGCGTAGAGGGATATGCCTGTTACGCGTTCTCGTATTTCCACTTAACGCCCTCCTTCGTATCGAGAAGGATTATGCCGCGCGATTTCAGCTCGTCTCTTATCTCGTCGGCGCGGGCGAAATTCTTCGCCTTTCTCGCCGCCTGGCGCTCGTCTATAAGCGCCTGTACTTCATCGTCTATTGAAGCCGTTTTTTGGGTCACGCCGAGCCCCAAAACGCCGCAAAGCTCGTCGTACATGCTCTTTGCCGCTTCTATGGCAGTTTTGTTTTTCGTGTCGAGATTCATATAAGTGTTTATCTCGCGCACAAGGTCGAATATCACGCTTATAGCGTCGGCGGTATTAAGATCGTCGTCCATCGCCTCTATAAAGCGTTCTCTGAATTTTTCAAGGCCGTCTATGAATTCGCGGTCGCGTTCGTCGGGATCTGCGTCCACAGGCGCTTTTAATACGTATTCCATGTTCTCGCGGCAGTTGTAGAGTCGCTCAAGCGACGCTTTCGCCATCTCTATGGTGTCCGCCGTATAATTTATCGGGCTCTTGTAATGCGCCGAAAGCATAAAGAAGCGTATCGGCTCGTAGCCGTATTTTTCGGCCACGTCGCGCACGGTGAAGAAGTTCCCTAAAGACTTTGACATCTTCGTATTGTCCACGTTTATATAGCCGTTGTGCATCCAGTAATGCGCAAATTCCACGCCGTTTGCAGCTTCCGACTGCGCTATCTCGTTTTCATGGTGCGGGAACACTAGGTCCTTGCCGCCGCAGTGTATGTCTATCGTCTTGCCCAAAAATCTGTTTGCCATTGCCGAGCATTCTATGTGCCAGCCGGGACGACCTTTGCCCCACGGGCTGTCCCAGTAGGGCTCTCCGGGCTTTGCCGCCTTCCAAAGCGCAAAGTCGGCCGGATCGCGCTTTACGTCGGTCACTTCGATCCTTGCGCCCATGTCGAGGTCTTCAAGCGGCTGATGAGACAGCTTTCCGTATTCTCTGAACTTTCTCGTGCTGTAATATACGTCGCCGCCGCTTGCGTATGCGTAGCCGCGCTCGATAAGCGTACTGACGAGCTCTATTATCGCGTCTATATTCTCCGTCGCCTTCGGATGCACCGTTGCCGGACGGATGCCGAGTCCCTTCGCATCAATATAATACTCGTCGATATACTTCTTCGCCACCTCGGCCGAGGAAATGCCCTCTTCGTTGGCCTTTTTTATTATCTTGTCGTCAACGTCCGTGAAATTCTGCACGAATTTAACGCCGTAGCCGCGATATTCAAGATATCTGCGCAAAGTGTCGAATATGATGAACGGGCGCGCGTTGCCTATATGGAAAAAGTTATATACCGTAGGACCGCAAGCGTAGATCTTTACTTCGTTTTTGTCCATCGGCACGAATTCTTCTTTTTGGTTTGTAAGCGTGTTGAATACTTTCATTTATATACCTCCCTGTGTTTTAATAAAAAAACCGCCTCCGTATACACAGAGGCGGCATAAATATACCGCGGTTCCACCCTGATTTATAACTTAAACTTAGGCTAAGACCTGTAACGCGGTCAAACGTGGCGGGCTACTTAAGTTTCACCCGTCCGGCTCCCGAATGCACTTCACGGACCGCCGAGCCTTTCGCGCCTTTCACCACGCGGGCGCGCTCTCTTTGCAGGCGGCATTGTCCGCTACTCTTTCGTTCATCGCCTTTTGTCATTATTATGTATTAAAGTATATACGGTTTTTTAAAAAAATGCAAGCGTCACTTTACCATTTTTAAAAGCGCCCTGTTCTTATAAAGATAATCCACGCCCGACGCCACGGTTATCACAAGCACTATGACGTTCAATACGAGATTTACGCTCACGGGGCCTATACAGAGATGGCGCCAGCCGAAAATAAGCAGATAAATTATAACTACCATCTGCACGGTAGTCTTTACCTTGCCGAAATAGCTCGCCGCAATAACGCGACCCGAGGCCGCCGCAACGGTGCGCAGCGCCGTAACGATAAGCTCGCGCGCAATTATCACAGTCACCATCCACGCAGGCGTAAGCGACGCGTCCACGAAGCCTATAAAGGCCGCCGCAACGAGCAGCTTATCCGCAAGCGGGTCGGCGAACTTGCCGAAGTCGGTCACCTGGTCGTACTTTCTTGCAATATATCCGTCGAGAAAATCCGTCACGGAGGCAACAATGAATACGACGCAGGCCGTATAATATGACCATTCCTTCTGCACGAAGAAAAACAGCATAAAAACAGGGATCAGTATTATCCTGAAAAAGGTAATCTTATTTGCAGTTGTAATGGTGATCACCTCACATTCTGATGCGTCCGGCTTGCGGGACGTTTTACTTCCCGCTTTCGTCGGGGGCGTTGTCGGCGTCGCGGCCGTACAAGTCGTGTTCGTCTGCGTCAAGTATGAGAACGTTCACTATGTCTCCGGGCTTAAGCTCCGAAAGCGAACCGAAATATACGCAGCCGTCAATATCGGGCGATTCGGCGTAAGTTCGGCCGTAGTAAAGGTTCATCTCGTCGTCAAAGCCGTCCGTCATGACCTCCTCGGTCGTGCCGATGCGTTTACTTAGCTTCTCTTTCGATATGGCGGCCTGCGCCTCCATCAAGGCTTCGGTGCGCGCCGTCTTTACTTCGTCGGGTATCTGCGCGCGCATATGATAGGCGTCCGTTCCCTCCATAGGCGAGAACGGGAACGCGCCCAAACGGTCGAATTTTATCTTCTTTACGAACTGCATAAGCGCCTCGAACTCCTCGTCTGTCTCACTCGGAAAGCCCGTTATGACAGTCGTGCGTATCACCGCGTCGGGAAGAATTCTTCTTATATTGTCGAAAAGAATCTCCAGACGATATGGATTTCCCAGGCGGCTCATCTTTTTAAGTATGCGCGTCTCCGAATGCTGTATCGGTATGTCGAAGTAATGAACTACCTTGTCGCAGCCGCGTATTATCTTAAGAAGGTCGCCGTGTACCCTTTCGGGATACATATACTGAAGGCGTATGCGTTTTATGCCGTCTATCTCATTCAAAAGCGGCAGAAGGTCGCGTATTTTATATTCGTTGTAAAGGTCAATGCCGTATTTCGTCACGTCCTGCGCTACAAGGATTATCTCTTTCACGCCGCGCTCTGCAAGCATCTTCGCTTCCTCGACTATCTCCTCAACGGGGCGGCTTCTGTATATGCCTCGTATCTCCGGTATAAGGCAGTAGGAGCAGGTGTTGTCGCATCCGTCGGCTATCTTTATATAGGCGTAATGTCCCGGATTCGTAAGCACGCGTTCCTTCGAGACGGCGACTTTGTCGTTCTTGTCCTCAAAGCTGTCGTACTGCTCGCCAGCAAAGGCCGCCTTTACGGCGTTTACTATCATGTCGCCGCTTCCCACGCCCAAGAACGCGTCCACCTCAGGGAACTGCTCTCGTATCTCCGTTTCAAAAAGTTCACAAAGGCAGCCCGACACTACGAGGCCGCGCGCGCTGCCGCTCTTTTTATATTCCGCCATTTCAAGTATCGTGTCAATGGCTTCTTTCTGCGCTTCCTCTATGAAAGCACACGTATTTATAACTATAACGTCCGCGTCGGCGGCGTCTCCCACGATCTCAAATCCCGCGCCCTTGATAAGCGCAAGCATGCTTTCAGAATCGCACAGGTTCTTCGGGCATCCGAGCGATACGAGCCCCACTCTTATCTTTTCCATGACTACCCCCACATCATATTTTTTAAAATATTTCCCCCAGCGCTTCGCGTATATCTTTGTATTCGTGGCCCGAACGCAGAAGATAAGCAAAGAATTTATCGT
This Clostridia bacterium DNA region includes the following protein-coding sequences:
- the rimO gene encoding 30S ribosomal protein S12 methylthiotransferase RimO: MEKIRVGLVSLGCPKNLCDSESMLALIKGAGFEIVGDAADADVIVINTCAFIEEAQKEAIDTILEMAEYKKSGSARGLVVSGCLCELFETEIREQFPEVDAFLGVGSGDMIVNAVKAAFAGEQYDSFEDKNDKVAVSKERVLTNPGHYAYIKIADGCDNTCSYCLIPEIRGIYRSRPVEEIVEEAKMLAERGVKEIILVAQDVTKYGIDLYNEYKIRDLLPLLNEIDGIKRIRLQYMYPERVHGDLLKIIRGCDKVVHYFDIPIQHSETRILKKMSRLGNPYRLEILFDNIRRILPDAVIRTTVITGFPSETDEEFEALMQFVKKIKFDRLGAFPFSPMEGTDAYHMRAQIPDEVKTARTEALMEAQAAISKEKLSKRIGTTEEVMTDGFDDEMNLYYGRTYAESPDIDGCVYFGSLSELKPGDIVNVLILDADEHDLYGRDADNAPDESGK